DNA from Geobacter sulfurreducens PCA:
TGGTCCGGAGCGACGAACGGGTCTTTCTCCCCGGCCGCCGCAACCCGGTGGTGCTCCGGCAGAACGGTGCACCGCTTCTGCTCCTGGCACGAATCCGGGACGAAGCTCATCGCTTTGCCATAACCTATCACCAGAAGCTGCGCGGTAAAGGATCGATCCGATCGAGCCTGGAAGGCATTCCCGGCATCGGTGAAAAGCGCAAGCGTGAACTGCTGAAACGTTTCGGCAGCATCAGGGCACTGCGCCAGGCGGACCGAGAACAGCTTGCCGCCGTCCCCTCCGTCTCCCCCGCCTTGGCGGATGCCATCTGGAAGGCCCTTCACGGCGAAGAGCCCGAGGCGCCATGACGCAGGCACTGAAAACAGAAGGCGGCCCCCCGTGTGGGAGGCCGCCTTGTATGCGGACAGCGTGAATAGAAGCGCCTTACTTCTCAGCCAGCAGCTTCTTCACCAGGTCTTCCATTTTTCTCAGGGTCTCATCGGAGCCGCCCATGAACTTTTCCGCCACGTTACCTTTCTTGTCGATGACGTACACCGTCGGCAACGACCGAAGCCCGTAATCGGTTTGAATGTCACCGGATGCCAGAGCCACGGGATAGTTGATCCGCTTGCTGAGGATAAAATCCTTGACTCCCTTCTCGTCTCCCTCGTCTAGAGAGAGGCCGAGAACCTGAAGCCCCTGTTTGCCGTACTTGCGATTGAGTGTTACCAAGTGGGGGATGGCATCTCGGCAAGGGGGGCACCACGTGGCAAAAAAGTCGACCACCAGCACATAACCCTTATAATTGGCCAGACTGATGGGCTGGCCGGAAGTGCTTACCACCTTGAGAGGAGGAGCCGGCTCACCCTTTTTGGGCAGGGCGAAGGACGGCGATGTGAATCCGCTCACGATAACGAAGGCCGCTGCTGAGACGACCCCAAGGACTCCGGTAACCTTCATAAGACTCCCTCTTGTGCCGATTACAGCGCTTTTTTGATAAGCGCCTCAAGTTGGGCTTTGGGCACGGCCCCGACGACCTGATCCACGACCTTGCCCTCCTTGAAGAGGATAACGGTAGGGATGCCGCGCACGCCGTACTTGCCCGGAGTTCCGGGGTTATCATCAACATTAACCTTGCCGACCTTCACTTTTCCGTCAAATTCGTCGGCAATGGCATCGATGACAGGAGCGATGGCCTTGCAGGGGGCGCACCAGGTGGCCCAAAAATCAACGAGAACCGGAACGGGCGACTTGAGCACCTCGCTATCGAAGGTATCGTCACTGAATGTGAGGACTTTGTCACTGGCCATGAAAGCCTCCTTTGCCGAAAAGAATAGTATTTTTAGAATATAGCCGAGCAACTTCAAAACATCAAGGAGGAAATCGGTCGCAATCACCGCGATTCCCTCCACCGGGTGCCGTTTCCGGCAAGCGCGTCACCCTTGGCAAAAACGGTGAAATCTGCTACACCAGGACCACTGCGGTGCATTTTGTTGGCACCAGGGAAACAAACTCATGACACTCCTCCCCATCAGCATCAACGTATCCGGGCGCCTCGTTACCATTGTGGGCGGCGGAGGGGTCGCCAGGCGCAAGTGTCTCTCGCTGCTGGAGGCCGGTGCCCGGGTGACGGTCGTTGCCCCCCGGCTTGATGAGCGGTTGATGAAGCTGGCCGATGAAGGCGCGATCTGCTTGGCGCAGCGGCCCTATGCCGACGGCGATCTGGCTGGGTCGGTCCTGGCCTATGCCGCTACCGACGATCCGGCTGTTAACCGGGCAGTGGCCGAGGAGGCCCATAACAGGGGGATTCCCGTTGACGTCACCGACGATCCCGAACGGGGGAGCTTTACCAGCCCGGCCGTCCTCAGACGAGGCGATCTGGTTATTGCAGTCTCCACCGGCGGGGGCGCTCCCGGCTTCGCAGCACGAGTCCGGGATGATATTGCCGAAATCATCGGCCAGGAATATGCTGAAACCCTACTCATACTTGGCGCGATTCGTGAAAAGCTGTTGACTGCGTCAAAAAACGCCGCATACAATAAGCACATTTTGCACGACCTGTCCGCCGCACCGCTGCCTGAAATGGTCAGATCGCGGAACTTCGAGGAACTGGACCGAACCCTCGCACGCATCGCCGGTCCCGACTTCACCCTGGAAAACCTGGGATTCGGGAGAAAGGACTCCCCATGAACGCCGTTCTTTTCGTCGCAACACTACTGCTCTACCTTGCTGCGACCGTCGCCTATCTCGCGTTTCTCGTCAAACCGCGAGAGGTACTCGGCAAGATCTCCCGATGGGTACTGACCGGCGGATTCGTGGTCCATGCCGTCTATACCGTGGACCGCTATATCGAGGCGGGCTACACGCCGATTACCAACCTCCACGAATCGCTCTCCTTTTTCGGTTTGGCGATCGCTGGGGTCTACCTGATCTTTGAGCGCAAGTACCGCACCATCATCCTCGGCTCCTTCGTTACCCCCCTCGTGCTCTTGATCCTGATCGGCTCCACCGGCTTCCCCTCGGCCATCTCGCCGCTCAATCCGGCTCTCAAGAGCCGCTGGCTCGCCGTCCATACGGTCATGGCGTTCCTGAGCTACGCAGCGTTCGCGGTAGCCTTCGGCGCCGCCATCATGTACCTGATCCAGGAGCATTTTCTCAAGAGCAAGAAGCTCGGCGCACTCTACCAGAAGCTTCCCTCCCTGGACGTGCTCGATGAAATCAACTACCGCTGCCTCACCCTCGGCTTTCCGCTCCTTACCTTCGCGATCATCAGCGGCGCCATCTGGGCGGAAAGCGCCTGGGGCACTTACTGGAGCTGGGACCCGAAGGAAACGTGGTCCCTCATTACGTGGTTCGTCTACGCTGCACTCCTCCACGGCCGGCTCACCACCGGCTGGCGCGGCAAAAAGGCGGCCTGGCTCGCCATCAT
Protein-coding regions in this window:
- the trxA gene encoding thioredoxin TrxA, encoding MASDKVLTFSDDTFDSEVLKSPVPVLVDFWATWCAPCKAIAPVIDAIADEFDGKVKVGKVNVDDNPGTPGKYGVRGIPTVILFKEGKVVDQVVGAVPKAQLEALIKKAL
- the ccsB gene encoding c-type cytochrome biogenesis protein CcsB; its protein translation is MNAVLFVATLLLYLAATVAYLAFLVKPREVLGKISRWVLTGGFVVHAVYTVDRYIEAGYTPITNLHESLSFFGLAIAGVYLIFERKYRTIILGSFVTPLVLLILIGSTGFPSAISPLNPALKSRWLAVHTVMAFLSYAAFAVAFGAAIMYLIQEHFLKSKKLGALYQKLPSLDVLDEINYRCLTLGFPLLTFAIISGAIWAESAWGTYWSWDPKETWSLITWFVYAALLHGRLTTGWRGKKAAWLAIIGFFVLLFTFLGVNLFMSGLHSYT
- a CDS encoding TlpA family protein disulfide reductase; its protein translation is MKVTGVLGVVSAAAFVIVSGFTSPSFALPKKGEPAPPLKVVSTSGQPISLANYKGYVLVVDFFATWCPPCRDAIPHLVTLNRKYGKQGLQVLGLSLDEGDEKGVKDFILSKRINYPVALASGDIQTDYGLRSLPTVYVIDKKGNVAEKFMGGSDETLRKMEDLVKKLLAEK
- a CDS encoding precorrin-2 dehydrogenase/sirohydrochlorin ferrochelatase family protein, whose protein sequence is MTLLPISINVSGRLVTIVGGGGVARRKCLSLLEAGARVTVVAPRLDERLMKLADEGAICLAQRPYADGDLAGSVLAYAATDDPAVNRAVAEEAHNRGIPVDVTDDPERGSFTSPAVLRRGDLVIAVSTGGGAPGFAARVRDDIAEIIGQEYAETLLILGAIREKLLTASKNAAYNKHILHDLSAAPLPEMVRSRNFEELDRTLARIAGPDFTLENLGFGRKDSP